Proteins encoded together in one Quercus lobata isolate SW786 chromosome 3, ValleyOak3.0 Primary Assembly, whole genome shotgun sequence window:
- the LOC115981400 gene encoding NAC domain-containing protein 41-like, translated as MEAVLSSSSSSTLEWPGRFVFDPLDEVLVVHYLHPKATEISYCKCLEVIPERDLYGTEEPWQIWEKMEEAKNCIRNKEEMFFFTRLKRVSSKSNRRCKRSIGKGCWKVSKSRRMLETFEAEDGGASATTEGVMVSPYIQLFT; from the exons ATGGAGGCTGTATTATCATCTTCATCCTCATCGACGCTTGAATGGCCAGGCAGGTTCGTGTTTGATCCACTAGACGAAGTGCTAGTGGTTCACTATCTTCATCCCAAGGCCACGGAAATTTCCTACTGTAAATGCCTTGAAGTAATCCCAGAACGCGATCTTTACGGCACTGAAGAACCATGGCAGATTTGGGAGAAGATGGAAGAAGCTAAAAACTGTATACGGAACAAAGAAGAGATGTTCTTCTTCACAAGATTGAAGAGGGTCTCTTCCAAGTCCAACCGTCGTTGCAAGAGAAGCATCGGCAAAGGTTGTTGGAAAG TGTCCAAATCACGACGAATGCTAgaaacattcgaagcagaagaTGGGGGAGCATCAGCCACTACCGAAGGAGTAATGGTTTCACCCTATATCCAACTCTTCACctga